A window from Acidobacteriota bacterium encodes these proteins:
- the xrt gene encoding exosortase — translation MAPVVLIISFALLYRDVLTGLVADWMGDQNYSHGFLIVPLALYFAWERRRELAEAPGGPSIVGLFIALGSISLLVAGVLGSEFFLTRVSMVGTIAGVVLFVLGPHHLRVLAFPLAFLLLMIPIPAIVFNQIAFPLQLFASWFGETALAVSGVPVLREGNLIVLTDTTLEVAEACSGIRSLVSLFTLGVVYAYFMESRTAIRVILACATVPIAIITNGCRIAGTGVAAQVYGSRAAEGFFHTFSGWLLFVMAFGLLFLLHRGLLVAAGWAQRARISQGGAARWA, via the coding sequence GTGGCTCCAGTGGTTCTCATCATCAGCTTCGCGCTCCTTTACCGTGACGTGCTCACGGGACTGGTGGCGGACTGGATGGGGGACCAGAACTACTCGCATGGATTCCTGATCGTTCCCCTGGCGCTCTACTTCGCGTGGGAGCGGCGCAGGGAACTGGCCGAGGCGCCCGGCGGCCCGAGCATCGTGGGACTGTTCATCGCGCTCGGCAGCATCTCGCTGCTGGTCGCGGGAGTGCTCGGATCGGAGTTCTTCCTGACGCGGGTTTCGATGGTCGGCACCATCGCGGGCGTGGTGCTGTTCGTCCTCGGGCCGCACCACCTCCGCGTGCTGGCGTTTCCGCTGGCGTTCCTGCTCCTGATGATTCCGATCCCCGCGATCGTCTTCAATCAGATTGCGTTCCCACTCCAGTTGTTCGCGTCGTGGTTCGGCGAGACCGCGCTCGCCGTGTCGGGTGTGCCCGTGCTCCGAGAAGGCAATCTCATCGTGCTCACGGACACGACGCTGGAGGTGGCGGAAGCCTGCAGCGGTATCCGCTCGCTCGTCTCGCTGTTCACCCTCGGCGTCGTCTACGCCTACTTCATGGAATCGCGCACGGCGATCCGGGTGATCCTCGCGTGCGCAACGGTGCCGATTGCCATCATCACCAACGGCTGCCGCATCGCGGGCACGGGGGTCGCCGCGCAGGTCTACGGCAGCCGCGCCGCCGAGGGGTTTTTCCACACGTTCTCCGGCTGGCTGCTCTTCGTCATGGCGTTCGGGCTGCTGTTCCTGCTCCACCGCGGACTCCTCGTCGCGGCCGGCTGGGCGCAGCGGGCGCGCATCTCCCAGGGCGGCGCCGCTCGATGGGCATGA
- a CDS encoding ABC transporter ATP-binding protein — protein sequence MTAPVVFEGVWKKFERGERHRTLRDLLPAAARRALGRQPPAELSGREFWALRDVSFEVEPGRALGIIGPNGAGKSTVLKILSRILRPTRGQARVHGRQGALIEVAAGFHPDLTGRENVFLQGAIMGMRVGEIARKLADIVEFAGVGEFMDTPVKRYSSGMNARLGFSIAAHLDPDVLLIDEVLAVGDVAFQDRCFERMLDYKRAGVAIVFVSHNLAAVSALCDSVLVLGGGAKQALGPSDTAIAAYAAALRGGAAAPSEGEAVVSIVDFSGRPLEAMDAGGEVIVRTVARLQEDVGSLGSALRIRRLETNDIVFQTSTVSVGETPVRATAQEVVRIDWQIAANLTRGHYSVQIILMNSATRRIVARLAPAILTIRETTSERGVAHVPASCCTTVAVTGSALAAVT from the coding sequence ATGACCGCGCCGGTGGTGTTCGAGGGCGTCTGGAAGAAGTTCGAGCGCGGCGAGCGTCACCGCACGCTCCGCGACCTGCTTCCGGCGGCCGCGCGGCGCGCCCTCGGGCGGCAGCCGCCGGCGGAGCTGTCCGGACGCGAGTTCTGGGCGCTGCGCGACGTGTCGTTCGAGGTGGAGCCGGGCCGCGCGCTCGGGATCATCGGGCCGAACGGCGCCGGAAAGTCAACCGTCCTGAAGATCCTCTCGCGGATCCTTCGTCCCACCCGGGGACAGGCGCGCGTGCACGGCCGGCAGGGCGCGCTCATCGAGGTCGCCGCCGGCTTCCATCCCGACCTCACCGGGCGCGAGAACGTGTTCCTCCAGGGCGCCATCATGGGGATGCGCGTCGGGGAGATCGCGAGGAAGCTGGCGGACATCGTGGAGTTTGCGGGCGTCGGCGAGTTCATGGATACGCCGGTGAAGCGCTATTCCTCCGGGATGAATGCACGGCTCGGCTTCTCGATCGCGGCCCACCTCGACCCGGACGTGCTGCTCATTGACGAAGTCCTTGCCGTGGGAGATGTGGCGTTCCAGGACCGCTGCTTCGAGCGGATGCTGGACTACAAGCGTGCGGGGGTCGCCATCGTGTTCGTCTCGCACAACCTGGCGGCGGTGTCCGCGCTGTGCGATTCGGTCCTCGTGCTGGGCGGCGGCGCGAAACAGGCGCTCGGCCCGAGCGACACGGCAATCGCCGCGTATGCGGCGGCGCTGCGCGGGGGCGCGGCGGCGCCTTCGGAAGGCGAAGCGGTCGTCAGCATCGTCGACTTTTCCGGCCGGCCGCTCGAGGCCATGGACGCGGGCGGGGAGGTCATCGTCCGCACCGTCGCACGACTGCAGGAAGACGTGGGCTCGCTCGGCTCTGCGCTGCGGATCCGCCGGCTGGAAACGAACGACATCGTGTTCCAGACCTCCACCGTGTCCGTGGGGGAGACACCCGTGCGCGCGACCGCACAGGAAGTGGTCCGCATCGACTGGCAGATCGCGGCGAACCTCACGCGAGGGCACTACTCCGTCCAGATCATCCTCATGAACAGCGCGACCAGACGCATCGTCGCGCGTCTCGCGCCGGCGATCCTGACGATCCGCGAGACGACAAGCGAGCGTGGCGTTGCGCATGTGCCAGCGTCGTGTTGCACCACCGTCGCTGTTACAGGCTCCGCGCTGGCGGCAGTGACATGA
- a CDS encoding glycosyltransferase family 4 protein: protein MDRDVPAAVTYWTGVWDPAREAISKEVQTIRRSLSPRSTIVSFSPGQRSAVLLDAAVVRLSARRWVTLRVLAAALERLGTITHLFGPADAWHLLRAVGRRPVIFTVVAPGPPLDAELYAKVCCFVPETEQLGAALRRAGIAGDRIRVVPPGIDLTRFAPAPYPQDAPFRILFASTPSDPREIAPRGVPLLVELARQRSDIEIVLLWRQWGSGTAASRALRALKLPSNVIVMPQDVADMPAVYAGVHAVAACFTEGAGKSCPNSIVEGLACGRPAIVSPECGIAEEIRSAGAGVVAPRTVTALAEQVEELRDSYRERARAARGLAVASFDVNRLLRSYQELYLRFS, encoded by the coding sequence ATGGATCGTGACGTGCCGGCGGCCGTGACGTACTGGACCGGCGTCTGGGATCCCGCCCGGGAGGCGATCTCCAAGGAAGTACAGACCATCCGCCGGTCGCTTTCGCCTCGCAGCACCATCGTGTCCTTTTCGCCGGGACAGCGTTCGGCCGTTCTCCTGGATGCCGCCGTCGTCAGGCTGTCCGCGAGGCGCTGGGTGACTCTCCGCGTATTGGCCGCTGCTCTCGAGCGGCTGGGAACGATCACGCACCTGTTCGGCCCCGCCGACGCGTGGCACCTGTTGAGGGCGGTCGGCCGGCGCCCCGTGATCTTTACAGTTGTCGCCCCAGGACCGCCACTCGACGCGGAGCTGTACGCCAAAGTGTGCTGTTTCGTGCCGGAGACCGAGCAGCTCGGCGCCGCGCTTCGGCGCGCCGGGATTGCTGGCGATCGAATCCGCGTGGTGCCGCCGGGGATCGATCTCACCCGGTTCGCGCCGGCGCCGTACCCGCAGGACGCGCCGTTCAGGATCCTGTTTGCCAGCACGCCTTCCGATCCGCGGGAGATCGCGCCGCGCGGCGTTCCCCTGCTCGTCGAACTGGCGCGGCAACGATCGGACATCGAAATCGTGCTGTTGTGGCGCCAGTGGGGGAGCGGAACGGCCGCATCGCGGGCGCTGCGCGCTCTCAAGCTGCCTTCGAACGTAATTGTCATGCCGCAGGACGTCGCGGACATGCCGGCCGTCTATGCGGGCGTCCATGCCGTCGCCGCCTGCTTTACTGAGGGCGCGGGAAAGTCCTGCCCGAACTCCATTGTCGAGGGCCTGGCGTGCGGCCGGCCGGCCATCGTATCGCCCGAGTGCGGGATCGCGGAGGAGATTCGCTCGGCGGGCGCAGGGGTGGTCGCCCCGCGTACTGTGACGGCGCTTGCCGAGCAGGTCGAGGAACTGAGAGACAGCTACCGCGAACGCGCGCGCGCGGCGCGCGGGCTCGCGGTAGCCAGCTTCGACGTCAATCGTTTGCTGCGCTCATACCAGGAGCTGTATCTGCGATTCTCCTGA
- a CDS encoding ABC transporter permease produces MAFHLPDWVRQVAADAREMIAEQFEYRELLYRMAQRDLLIRYKQTVLGFLWAIFMPLINTLIFSVIFTRVARIDTHGIAYPVYAFCGLLAWNFFSSSLRFSVTSLTHNTSLVTKVYFPREIFPFAAIWVGLVDFCVGSLVLAAFMAYYGVAPHWTALALPLIVCVQMMFTAGIALLLAMANLFYRDVKYLFEVTLTVWMFATSVVYPVTLVKGRTGALLQLNPMTPIIDAYRAVLLRGELPGPAFGAAVVLSIVTFALGWLWFHRAEFTFAENI; encoded by the coding sequence ATGGCCTTCCACCTCCCGGACTGGGTTCGACAGGTCGCCGCCGACGCGCGGGAAATGATCGCGGAGCAGTTCGAGTATCGCGAGCTGCTCTACCGGATGGCGCAGCGCGATCTGCTCATCCGGTACAAGCAGACGGTGCTCGGGTTCCTCTGGGCGATCTTCATGCCGCTGATCAACACGCTGATCTTCTCGGTGATCTTCACCAGGGTGGCGCGGATCGACACGCACGGGATCGCGTATCCCGTCTACGCCTTCTGCGGGCTGCTTGCCTGGAACTTCTTCTCGTCGTCGCTGCGGTTCTCCGTGACGTCGCTGACGCACAACACGAGCCTCGTCACGAAGGTGTATTTCCCCCGCGAGATCTTTCCGTTCGCCGCCATCTGGGTCGGCCTCGTGGACTTCTGCGTGGGCTCGCTCGTCCTCGCCGCCTTCATGGCCTATTACGGCGTCGCGCCGCACTGGACCGCGCTGGCACTGCCCCTCATCGTGTGCGTGCAGATGATGTTCACGGCGGGGATCGCGCTGCTGCTGGCGATGGCGAACCTGTTCTACCGCGACGTGAAGTATCTGTTCGAGGTCACGCTGACGGTGTGGATGTTCGCCACCTCGGTCGTCTATCCGGTGACGCTCGTCAAGGGACGGACGGGCGCGCTCCTCCAGTTGAATCCGATGACGCCGATCATCGATGCCTACCGTGCCGTGCTGTTGCGCGGCGAGCTGCCCGGCCCGGCGTTTGGCGCCGCGGTGGTGTTGTCGATCGTCACCTTCGCGCTCGGCTGGCTCTGGTTCCACCGGGCCGAGTTCACCTTCGCGGAGAACATCTGA
- a CDS encoding sulfotransferase — translation MRTDVLPAGGTAALSQDATPRLRIARDCAREYWRARRAPRFTRADPVRLQHSLDVLARGGRTMLADDPVFLLASGWRTGSTLLQRVLVTDPALLMWGEPLGRMALLPRLAEMLAAVDDRWPTPESATLPQDPSGLATSWIANLYPGNGDLRQGLRALLDSWLAAPARRRGYVRWGVKEVRLGAAEACVLRWLYPAARFILLLRHPFDSYRSARNWRLYSRWPDETVDCAVAFARHWNRLAVSWNARTTGLDPLVIRYEDLVSGKFDFERLGNSLDLQLAPERALSSRPGVRRTRRELCSYERRLVVREAAAGMEAFGYLPDGSTAVWKQPGLPAQSGSTIHGEEPLKCPE, via the coding sequence GTGAGAACTGACGTCCTCCCGGCCGGCGGGACCGCTGCGCTGTCGCAGGACGCAACGCCGCGCCTGCGCATCGCGCGTGATTGCGCGCGGGAATACTGGCGCGCGCGGCGCGCCCCGCGATTCACCCGCGCGGACCCCGTCAGGCTGCAGCATTCGCTCGACGTGCTCGCCCGCGGCGGCCGCACGATGCTCGCCGACGATCCGGTGTTCCTGCTGGCATCGGGCTGGCGCACGGGCTCGACGCTCCTGCAGAGGGTGCTCGTGACCGACCCCGCGCTGCTGATGTGGGGGGAGCCGCTGGGTCGCATGGCCCTGCTGCCGCGCCTCGCGGAGATGCTCGCGGCAGTGGACGACCGCTGGCCGACGCCGGAATCCGCCACGCTACCCCAGGATCCGAGCGGGCTCGCGACGTCGTGGATCGCGAACCTCTATCCCGGCAATGGCGACCTCCGTCAGGGGCTCCGCGCGCTGCTCGATTCCTGGCTTGCCGCTCCCGCTCGGCGCCGGGGATACGTGCGGTGGGGTGTCAAGGAGGTGCGGCTCGGCGCCGCGGAAGCGTGCGTGCTCCGATGGCTGTATCCCGCAGCTCGCTTCATCCTGCTGCTCCGGCACCCGTTTGACTCATATCGTTCGGCACGCAACTGGCGCCTCTACTCGCGATGGCCGGACGAAACGGTCGACTGCGCGGTCGCCTTCGCACGGCACTGGAACCGTCTCGCGGTCAGCTGGAACGCCCGCACGACCGGCCTCGACCCGCTGGTCATCCGGTACGAGGATCTCGTCTCGGGGAAGTTCGATTTCGAGCGCCTGGGGAATTCCCTGGATCTGCAGCTCGCACCCGAACGCGCTCTTTCGTCGCGCCCCGGCGTCAGGCGCACGAGACGCGAGCTCTGTTCCTACGAGCGGCGCCTCGTCGTGCGCGAGGCCGCCGCCGGGATGGAGGCGTTCGGCTACCTGCCAGACGGTTCGACTGCCGTGTGGAAACAACCCGGACTGCCTGCACAGTCTGGCAGCACCATTCATGGGGAGGAGCCTCTGAAATGTCCGGAATGA
- a CDS encoding methyltransferase domain-containing protein has protein sequence MPVARVLEGHEEIRDAYRDEHVARCYIDERFRQPLGALLHARQAAHLVRLIRTLRPHTLLEVAPGPARLTVEVARVHRGSGIVIDASAPMLDEARRRLEAVARGRWRFVQGDVFSLPISGTVDLVYAFRLIRHFDREDRRRIYAQIRGVLPPGGLLVFDAINKDVAAAVRARSRECHHYDALLTSDELRSELGECGFDLVSLTGVQNGYPLLYRLQVLLAPRSPLLARAALSLVDRLGSEPLEWIVTCRRP, from the coding sequence GTGCCTGTCGCTCGGGTCCTCGAAGGTCACGAGGAGATCCGGGATGCGTATCGAGACGAACATGTCGCGCGGTGCTATATCGATGAGCGCTTCCGGCAACCGCTCGGCGCGCTCCTTCACGCGCGCCAGGCGGCGCATCTCGTGCGCCTCATCCGGACTCTGCGCCCCCACACCCTCCTCGAGGTCGCGCCGGGCCCGGCGCGGCTGACCGTCGAGGTCGCGAGGGTACACCGCGGATCGGGCATCGTCATTGATGCGAGCGCGCCGATGTTGGACGAAGCGCGCCGCAGGCTCGAGGCCGTGGCCCGGGGGCGGTGGCGATTCGTTCAAGGGGATGTCTTCAGTCTTCCGATTTCCGGGACGGTTGATCTCGTGTACGCGTTCCGCCTCATCAGGCACTTCGATCGGGAAGACAGGCGCCGCATCTACGCACAGATTCGGGGCGTGCTACCGCCGGGCGGTCTTCTCGTCTTCGACGCCATTAACAAGGATGTCGCCGCGGCTGTCCGGGCGCGGTCGCGGGAATGCCATCACTACGATGCCCTGCTCACCAGCGACGAGCTGCGCTCCGAACTGGGAGAGTGCGGGTTCGACTTGGTGTCGTTGACCGGCGTTCAGAACGGCTATCCGCTGCTCTATCGCCTTCAGGTGCTGCTGGCGCCACGGTCGCCGCTCCTGGCGCGTGCCGCCCTGAGCCTCGTGGACAGGTTAGGGAGCGAGCCGCTCGAATGGATCGTGACGTGCCGGCGGCCGTGA
- a CDS encoding sulfotransferase, which yields MIYAYLASVEHSGSTLVACLLSAHPQIATVGEFGASFPGTERCSCGQRFEDDPFWADWAAEAGRRGLDFRVGAPDINLQPRRGAGILEDLFFYQFQWEILNRLRDRAFPARCALQKRAHTAVRRSVALARILCDRTGASVFVDTTKNPLQVRFLRRDPSIRVKLIALRRDGRAVMSSLIEKEKRTPDRAVGAWLWGNRNLERAAQCLLPADVYWLKHEDLCREPDRVLRELLAFLEVDPSVPLDYSDRASRHVVGNRRRHEFDGVVRADDAWGTKLRAEDLALFETHAGSLNRRYGYGA from the coding sequence GTGATTTACGCCTACCTGGCGTCGGTCGAGCACAGCGGATCCACCCTGGTGGCGTGCCTGCTGTCGGCGCACCCGCAGATTGCGACCGTGGGGGAGTTCGGCGCCAGTTTCCCGGGGACGGAGCGGTGCTCGTGCGGACAACGCTTCGAGGACGATCCGTTCTGGGCCGACTGGGCGGCGGAAGCCGGCCGGCGCGGCCTCGACTTCAGGGTCGGCGCGCCGGACATCAACCTCCAGCCGCGCCGCGGCGCCGGCATCCTCGAAGACCTGTTCTTCTACCAGTTTCAATGGGAAATCTTGAACCGGCTTCGCGATCGCGCCTTTCCCGCCCGCTGCGCGCTTCAGAAGCGCGCCCACACCGCCGTGAGGCGGTCGGTGGCGCTCGCGCGGATCCTCTGCGACAGGACGGGCGCTTCGGTGTTTGTCGATACGACGAAGAATCCGCTGCAGGTACGATTCCTCCGGCGCGATCCATCGATCCGTGTGAAGCTCATCGCTTTGCGACGTGACGGGCGCGCGGTCATGAGCTCGCTGATTGAGAAGGAGAAGCGGACCCCCGATCGCGCCGTCGGCGCGTGGCTGTGGGGAAACCGGAACCTCGAGCGCGCTGCGCAATGCCTGCTGCCTGCCGACGTGTATTGGTTGAAGCACGAAGACCTGTGCCGCGAGCCGGACCGTGTGCTGCGTGAGTTGCTCGCGTTCCTCGAAGTGGATCCGTCCGTGCCGCTCGATTACTCCGACCGCGCCAGCCGGCACGTCGTCGGAAACCGGCGGCGTCATGAGTTCGACGGCGTTGTTCGCGCGGATGACGCGTGGGGAACGAAGCTGCGCGCGGAGGACCTGGCGCTGTTCGAGACCCACGCCGGATCGCTGAACAGGCGGTATGGATATGGTGCGTGA
- a CDS encoding bifunctional sulfate adenylyltransferase/adenylylsulfate kinase: MSGMIAPHGGTLVDLVAPPERRREVQNASRDWPSWDLTPRQICDLELLLNGGFSPLQGFMTRTDYDPACRDMRLACGLLWPIPVVLDLPEERAAGLAPGSTLALRDAEGVMLAILHVEDVWRPDREQEAQLVYGTTSREHPGVAALLERTNAWYVGGRVEGLQLPVHYDYRDLRRAPADVRAEFAARGWRRVVAFQTRNPMHRAHQELTLRAADECDAKLLVHPVVGMTKPGDVDHYTRVRCYQSVMATYPQGTAMLSLLPIAMRMAGPREAVWHAIIRKNYGCTHLIVGRDHAGPGADRSGRPFYGAYDAQALLQSVQEELGVAMVPFRNMVYLQGEDRYVPDDEVPAHARVLSLSGTELRSRLADGRDIPEWFTFPEVAGELRRTHPPRRRQGFTIFFTGLSGSGKSTIANILLVKLLERGGRSVTMLDGDLVRKHLSSELGFSREHRDLNIRRIGYVAAEVSRSGGIAICAPIAPYDSVRRDVRRMVKSGAGFVLVHVATPIDICESRDRKGLYAKARAGILQQFTGISDPYEAPEDAEVVIHTDQCSAEEAADRIVGYLEMEGYLEPARADVTAAAASGESQIQLLV; this comes from the coding sequence ATGTCCGGAATGATTGCCCCGCACGGTGGAACACTGGTGGATCTCGTGGCGCCGCCCGAACGCCGGCGTGAGGTCCAAAATGCGTCGCGCGACTGGCCGTCCTGGGATCTGACGCCGCGGCAGATCTGCGATCTGGAGCTGTTGTTGAACGGCGGGTTCTCGCCGCTTCAGGGCTTCATGACCCGGACCGATTACGACCCGGCGTGCCGCGACATGCGCCTGGCCTGCGGGCTGCTCTGGCCGATACCCGTCGTGCTGGATCTGCCGGAGGAGCGCGCGGCCGGGCTCGCCCCGGGGTCGACGCTCGCACTCCGGGATGCCGAGGGCGTCATGCTGGCCATCCTGCACGTCGAAGACGTGTGGCGGCCGGATCGCGAGCAGGAAGCGCAGCTCGTGTACGGCACCACGAGCCGCGAACATCCCGGCGTGGCCGCACTCCTGGAGCGCACCAACGCGTGGTACGTGGGCGGGCGGGTGGAAGGGCTGCAACTGCCCGTGCACTACGACTACCGCGACTTGCGGCGCGCCCCGGCCGACGTCCGCGCGGAGTTTGCCGCGCGCGGCTGGCGGCGTGTCGTGGCGTTCCAGACACGCAACCCGATGCACCGCGCCCACCAGGAGCTGACGCTCCGGGCGGCGGACGAATGCGACGCGAAGCTCCTCGTCCATCCGGTCGTCGGCATGACGAAACCCGGCGACGTGGACCACTACACTCGTGTGCGGTGTTACCAGTCCGTGATGGCCACCTACCCGCAGGGCACCGCAATGCTGTCACTGCTGCCCATCGCGATGCGGATGGCCGGCCCGCGCGAGGCCGTGTGGCACGCGATCATCCGGAAGAATTACGGATGCACCCACCTGATCGTGGGCCGCGATCATGCCGGGCCGGGTGCCGATCGCTCCGGCCGGCCGTTCTATGGCGCCTACGACGCGCAGGCGCTGCTCCAGTCGGTCCAGGAGGAACTGGGCGTCGCCATGGTGCCGTTCAGGAACATGGTCTACCTCCAGGGCGAGGACCGCTACGTCCCGGACGACGAGGTGCCGGCACACGCGCGAGTGCTCAGCCTGTCGGGCACCGAGCTCCGCAGCCGCCTGGCCGACGGCCGCGACATCCCGGAGTGGTTCACGTTCCCGGAGGTGGCGGGCGAGTTGCGGCGGACGCACCCTCCACGCCGCCGCCAGGGCTTCACGATCTTCTTCACCGGCCTGTCCGGATCGGGCAAGTCGACGATCGCGAACATCCTGCTCGTCAAGCTGCTCGAGCGCGGCGGGCGCAGCGTCACGATGCTCGACGGCGACCTGGTCCGCAAGCACCTCTCGTCGGAGCTCGGCTTCTCACGCGAGCATCGCGACCTGAACATCAGGCGGATCGGCTACGTGGCCGCGGAGGTGTCGCGCAGCGGCGGCATCGCCATCTGCGCCCCGATCGCGCCGTACGACTCGGTGCGCCGCGACGTCCGGCGGATGGTGAAGAGCGGCGCCGGCTTCGTGCTGGTCCACGTGGCGACGCCGATCGACATCTGCGAGAGCCGGGACCGGAAGGGGCTCTACGCAAAGGCCCGCGCCGGCATCCTGCAACAGTTCACAGGGATCTCCGACCCGTATGAGGCACCTGAGGACGCCGAGGTCGTGATCCACACCGATCAGTGCTCCGCGGAGGAAGCGGCGGATCGGATCGTCGGATACCTGGAGATGGAGGGCTATCTGGAGCCGGCGCGGGCCGACGTCACCGCGGCGGCCGCATCAGGAGAATCGCAGATACAGCTCCTGGTATGA
- the epsI gene encoding EpsI family protein: MTARMLILSACLAGTGVWLRQVWEPRPVLLRESLATFPTMMAGWTLARSAPLNERIRLELGVDQYVNRLYANGSGRPLGLYVGYYEQQRQGDSIHSPQNCLPGTGWRPVGSGRFRFAAGGRPPIEVNRYLVQKGLDRQLVFYWYQSHGRVVASEYAAKAYALWDALRLNRTDGAIVRVAVPLQDASAAAEAEGEALAREFVGVLCPVLDRYLPS; the protein is encoded by the coding sequence ATGACAGCCCGCATGCTGATCCTGTCGGCATGCCTCGCGGGCACCGGTGTCTGGCTGCGACAGGTGTGGGAGCCGCGGCCGGTCTTGCTCAGGGAGTCGCTTGCGACGTTTCCCACCATGATGGCGGGCTGGACGCTCGCGCGATCCGCTCCGTTGAACGAGCGGATTCGGCTGGAGCTGGGCGTCGACCAGTACGTGAACCGGTTGTACGCGAATGGGAGCGGGCGCCCTTTGGGCTTGTACGTCGGGTACTACGAGCAGCAGCGGCAGGGGGACAGCATCCACTCGCCGCAGAACTGCCTGCCGGGCACGGGGTGGCGCCCGGTGGGGTCCGGCCGTTTTCGATTTGCCGCCGGCGGGCGTCCTCCAATCGAAGTGAATCGGTACCTCGTGCAAAAGGGACTGGATCGACAGCTCGTCTTTTACTGGTACCAGAGCCACGGCCGCGTCGTCGCGAGCGAGTACGCGGCGAAGGCGTACGCGCTCTGGGATGCGTTGCGCCTCAATCGCACCGACGGCGCGATCGTGCGCGTGGCGGTTCCCCTGCAGGATGCATCGGCTGCGGCTGAGGCCGAGGGCGAAGCGCTCGCGCGCGAGTTCGTGGGCGTCCTTTGTCCGGTCCTGGACCGCTACCTCCCCTCGTAG